The Magnolia sinica isolate HGM2019 chromosome 10, MsV1, whole genome shotgun sequence genome includes a window with the following:
- the LOC131257832 gene encoding uncharacterized protein LOC131257832 isoform X3 has protein sequence MVKLFHRALRACILSLILLGSRSFMVESRSTNFYSPLQGTALHERRRELVAAIEPYRTHWTPSRPSRNPTRSPRKPSPPTPSRNPTRSPKKPSPPPKTP, from the exons ATGGTGAAGCTATTTCACAGAGCTCTGCGTGCTTGTATACTAAGCCTAATATTGCTTGGATCACGGTCTTTTATGGTAGAATCAAGGAGCACGAACTTCTATTCTCCTCTTCAAG GTACTGCGTTGCATGAACGTAGAAGGGAGCTCGTGGCTGCTATAGAGCCTTACCGGACTCACTGGACTCCTTCCCGTCCTTCCAGGAATCCGACTCGCTCTCCGAGGAAGCCTTCTCCTCCCACTCCTTCCAGGAATCCGACTCGCTCTCCCAAGAAGCCTTCGCCTCCTCCTAAGACTCCATAG
- the LOC131257832 gene encoding uncharacterized protein LOC131257832 isoform X2, with amino-acid sequence MEKLFQRALSACILVLVVLLGTWSLMVESRSACFHPPLQGTALHERRRELVAAIEPYRTHWTPSRPSRNPTRSPRKPSPPTPSRNPTRSPKKPSPPPKTP; translated from the exons ATGGAGAAGCTATTTCAAAGGGCTTTGAGTGCTTGCATTCTTGTCCTTGTAGTATTGCTGGGAACATGGTCTCTTATGGTAGAATCAAGGAGCGCATGCTTCCATCCTCCTCTCCAAG GTACTGCGTTGCATGAACGTAGAAGGGAGCTCGTGGCTGCTATAGAGCCTTACCGGACTCACTGGACTCCTTCCCGTCCTTCCAGGAATCCGACTCGCTCTCCGAGGAAGCCTTCTCCTCCCACTCCTTCCAGGAATCCGACTCGCTCTCCCAAGAAGCCTTCGCCTCCTCCTAAGACTCCATAG